Genomic window (Paenibacillus sp. PK3_47):
CCAAATTCGTGATGATCTCGCAGATTGAAAACAGTGATATGGTGGGACGGGCCTACCGCAGCGGGATTGAGTTTTTTATCCGCAAGCCGATCAACAAAATCGAAGTCGAAGCCGTCCTGCACAAAGTCAATGAGCGTTACGCGATTAACCGTTATCTGGATGAGATCAAGTCGAGCCTCAGCAAGCTGGAGGGGCTGCAGTTCGGTCTGGCGCCGGTGCAGGCTCATAAACGTTCCGTCAAGGAGCTGATCCAGCCAATTCTGATGAATATGGGAATGATCTCGGAGAGCGGGAGCCGGGACATCATCACGATGATGGAGCTCGCCATGGCCCGGGAGGACAGCGCAAGTCTTCCGCCGCTCAAGGAGTTATATGAAAGGGCTGCCGCCACCTACAAAACAGATCCCGGGGACATCGCCAAAGAGGTCAAAGCCATCGAACAGCGTCTGCGCCGGGCGCTTGCTGCCGGTCTGTGCAACCTTGCTTCCATCGGCCTGACAGATTACGGGAATCCGAAGTTTGAGTATTATGCGCCGCTTTATTTTGACTTTGAGGAGGTGCGCCTGAAGATGAAGGAGATCGGACAGGGCCGGGAATCGGGCAAAGTAAAGGTTAACATCAAAAAGTTCCTGCAGGTGCTGCACCTGGAGCTGCTGGAAGGGATGGGCCGCTGAAGCAGGATAATAGAGTGACAGAATGACAACCTCCGGAGCCGCGGGATGCGGTCTGGCGGTTATTTTTTTGCGTATGTGGAGGATTTGCGGGAGATCAGACCGCCGGCTGTTTGGGTCACAGGAGTACATGCTGTACAATAGTAGCATATAGGATGGCTGGACTATGGAAGCAGGATGACGGAGGAGTCATATATGATACGTACGTTAGCAGTAACACATGAGGGTGAGGTACTGACAGGTCTGCCGCTGCAAAATATAGCGATTGACGAGTACGCCTGGATTTGGGCGGATTTTGCGGAGCCTTCGGCGGAGGAGACACTGCTGCTCGATACCTATTTTCACTTTCATCCCCTGGCGATTGAGGACTGTATGCACACGCTGCAGCGGCCGAAGCTGGATTATTATGAGGATGTGCAGTTTTTTGTGCTGCATGCGCTTAATGAGGTGACACTGGAAGCGGAGGAGGTCGACCTGTTTCTGAGCCCCCAATTCCTCGTCTCTTATCATCATCAGCAGAAGACAGAAATGGACGAAGCCTGGACAATCGTACAGTCGGAAATTGACAGCCACAAGGACTGGTCCGGGGGCCCGATGGCAGCTGCGTATACGGTGATGGACAAGCTGGTGGACAAGTATTTCCCATGTCTGTACAACCTGGAAGATGAGCTGGCGGATCTGGAAAGCCGGGGCGAAAATGAATCGGTCGAGGAGCTGATGAGCCAGGTGTTCAACGTGCGCGGACGGCTGCTAAAGCTGCGGCGGACGATCGTCCCGATGCGTGACCTGATGTACCGGATTGTGAACTCGCAGCATGTGCAGAGCAACGGGGAAGAGCGGATCTACTTCGGTGACATCCACGACCATCTGCTGAAGCTGACGGATATGATTGAAGCGGACCGGGAAATGACGGCGGATCTGCGCGACAGCTATATTTCCCTGAACTCCAACCGGATGAACTCCATTATGAAAACACTCACGGTCATCACCACCGTCTTCATGCCGCTGACCCTGATCGCCGGGATCTACGGGATGAATTTCCGGGTCATGCCGGAGCTGGACTGGACGTATGGCTATCCCATGGTGCTGCTGGTGATGCTGCTGCTTGGCGGGGGCATGTTCCTGTGGTTCCGGCGGAGCGGCTGGTTCAAGTAAATACATAGCCTGGTTAAAAAAACGCGCCAAACGCCGCCGCTTAAGTGCGGCGGCGTTTGGCAGGCGAGGAACCGGATTTCCGGCGGCCCTTCGGCGGAGACTTGCGGCGTTTGCCGCCGGTGCCGCCGCTTGGGCGTTTTTTGCGCCGGCGTGGCTTGTAAAGTGCGGCATCTTCTTCGGCGGCGGCTTTACCGCCACCCTTTTTCTTGCCGAAGGTACCCATCACGAGCTTTACCATCGGAGCCATCTCCGAGAAGCCCTGCACCACCTTCTGTACCTTGCCCACGGAATTCATGATTCCGTCGATGCCGCCCATCCGGTCGATGAAGCCCTGGATTTTCTCCATATTGGCCAGGCTGCCGAGGTTGCCCAGACTGCCGAGCAGTCCACCTGCCTTTGCGGCATCGGCGGCTTCAGCAGCGGGGAGGGCCAGCGCTGTTTCGGCAGCTTCGGCGCCAAGCGGAGGAAGCACTTCAACAGCCGGGGCCACAGGAGCCTGGTAGTAGGGATTGATCCCCGGATATGGCGAGGAAGGATAGACTCCGCCCAATGAGCGCGTGTTACGGCGGGAATGATTATAGTAATGATTAGGCATAACATCACATTCCTTCGTTATTGGTTTGCTATACTGTATGTCATAGGCGAACATAAGGTATAGACAAACGCCCGGGTAACCGGGATAGATGCGGAAAAGGGCGGATGCCTAAACACGAACGCGGAAGTGAAGAAACCGTGTCGAAACTTGCTTTTCGGCGCTTATGTAGTACTATAATTATGGCAGCAGACCGGGGGATGCTCGAAGATACGGCTTGCTGATTACATAATAATGTGTGCGCCTGTGGTGGACAGTTGTCCGTCATTTTCACTCTTTACAGCGTGAAACCGTTAATGCTTGAAAAAACTGCTTCAGTGCAATATAGTAAAGGCAGAAAGTCACAATATTTACTACTTGTGTTCATCATTTGTATGCAGCTTATTCATGGATAACAATGCTGACCAAACTTTTAGGGGATGAGAGATAATGCAGCTTAAGAAGCTAAATGATAAAAGTATCGACCAATTGTTCGAGGCAATTTTAACGCTCAAAAATATGGAAGAATGCTATGTATTCTTTGACGATCTGTGCACCGTGAACGAGATTCAGTCGCTGTCCCAGCGTCTGGAGGTTGCACGCATGCTCGGCAAAGGTTCAACCTATAACCAGATTGAAGCAGAGACCGGGGCCAGCACGGCAACAATTTCGCGTGTCAAACGCTGCCTGAATTACGGCAACGACGGCTACAAGATGACACTTGAGCGTCTGGGACGTTAATCCATGAAGCCGGGCGTACTTATTATCAGTCACGGTTCACGCGACAAGGTGTGGGTATCCATCGTAGACGAGGCAGTAGAACATCTTGCGCTCGAGGAAGAACTGCCGGTGGCGGTGTCTTTTCTGGAGCTGGTAGAAGGCCGCCTGATTCAGGACGGTATAAATGAACTGGAACATGCAGGGGTCACAGATATTATTGTGATCCCATTGTTCGTTTCCTCAGGAAGTACGCATGTTGATGAGATAGAGTATGCACTCGGCGCCAAGCCTGCGCCTGAACGTGAGACGGACCTTGAGCCTTTCCAGGTGAAGGCCAATATTCATTACGGCTATCCGGTGGATGACGATCCGGATATTGCCGTCATGATCTGGGACAAGCTCCGTGAGCTGTCGGAGAATCCGCAGCAGGAGACCATTCTGCTTGTAGGCCACGGAAGCATCCATGACGGCTTCCGCCAGCGCTGGATACAGGGCATCTCTTCGCTTGCTGAGCGTGTGCGCTCGGTGAGCGGCGTTGCTGCCGCCGACTACGGCCTGCTGAATCCGGACAGCGTGCGCAGCAGGGTGCAGTACTGGCAGGAGCAGGGCCATACGGTATTAGTGGCACCGCTCTTTTTAAGTGAAGGATATTTCACCAAGGTAGTCATTCCGGCGCGGCTTCAAGGGCTGGAGTATGCCTATTCGGGCCGGACACTGCTGCCGCATCCTTTGCTGCCGCACTGGATCGGGGAGCAGGTAAAGGCAAAGCTTGCGGCGCTGCGGAGCGGCGAGTGAACCCGGATGAAGCGTGTGAAGAGTGTGCTCAACTATTCAATTAAGGCCATCCAGAACAGGGCATAAGCTGCTGATTATTTAGCTGACCCGGGCGCTGGCGGTGTTGATTACGGCGGCTGCCGCATATATTATATTTATACCTTCTGCGGGCGCGGCTGTCTTAAGATGGTCTTAGAGGGCAAAGATATAATAGTATAAGCCGCCGAGCATTGCTTGAGGGGTGCAGAATTGGGTATAATCAGTAAGGTTATCTATTATAAAAACAGGTGGCGTTCCGGTAATGAAAACTGCGAGATTGATTTACAATCCCACCTCTGGACGGGAAGAGATGAGGAAGCGGCTCGCCGACATTTTGGACCGGCTGGATATTGGCGGCATTGAAGCCTCCTGCCATGCAACGACAGGCGAAGGCGATGCCACTGCAGCTGCAGCGGATGCGGTTGAGCGCGGATATGATCTGATCATAGCGGCCGGGGGCGACGGCACGCTTAACGAGGTTATTAACGGTATGGCCGAGAAGCCGAACCTGCCTCCGCTAGGCGTATTGCCGCTGGGGACTACCAATGATTTTGCCCGGGCTATGGGCATTCCGAAGAACTGGGAAGATTCATGCGACCTCATTATCAAGCAGGAGTCGCGGCTGATCGACCTGGGCAAAGCCAATGACCGTTACTTCATTAATATAGCCGGCGGGGGCAGGCTGACAGAGCTGACCTACGAGGTTCCGAGCAGACTCAAGACCATGATGGGCCAGCTGGCTTATTACCTTAAAGGGATCGAGAAGATGGCCAGCCTCTCGCCTCAGGAGCTGTACATCCGGGCGAACGGCCAGGAACTGATTCATGACGAATTCATGCTGTTCCTGATCGCCAACACCAATTCCGTCGGCGGCTTCGAGAAGCTGGCCCCGGATGCCCGTATTGACGACGGATTGTTCGACGTCATCGGGGTCAAGAAATGCAACCTTGCGGAGTTCATCCGCCTGGTTACCCTGGCAATCCGCGGGGAGCATTTGCAGGATAAGAAGGTCGTCTATTTCCGTACCGACGCCATGGAGGTTACCTCCCCGGGCTATGTCCAGCTTAATCTGGACGGCGAACTCGGCGGCACGCTGCCGGGACAGTTCCAGATCCTGCCGTCGCATTTGCGGATTTTTGCGCAGAATCATTAAGACAGGCAGAAATGAACGATAGATTAGCAAGGATATAGTGCGTAATAACTAAGGCAAGGAAGAAATAAAGTGCAGGTGGCTGCAAGGCTGGCCTGCGCTTTTATTGCAAAAGCGAAGATAATGAAAGAAGTGAACTTATAGATATGAGTAAACACCGCAGTGGACGCAGTGCAAGCCGCCGCGAAGCAACGGCGCCTGTCGCCGGACTGCCAGTGAACAAGAATGACGAGGTTATGCTCGATATTATCGGCATGACCCATGAAGGCGAAGGGGTGGGCCGCGTCGAGGGCTTTACCCTTTTTGTGCCTAACGCTCTGCCCGGTGAGAAAGTCCGGGCCAAAGTGCTGAAGACCAAGAAGCAGTACGGCTATGCGAAGCTGCAGGAGCTGGTGCAAGCCAGCCCGAACCGCATCGCGCCGCCCTGCGCCATCTATGACCAATGCGGCGGCTGCCAGCTGCAGCATATGGATTACACCGCCCAGCTGGCTTGGAAACGCCAGCTGGTGGTGGACAACCTGCAGCGGATCGGGAAGCTGGGGGTTATGGAGGCAGGTGCAGGCCGGGCTGCAGCTGGGGAACTGGGCGAAGATGCTGCTGCCGGATCGGCGGCACCGGAAGAAGGCATCATCGTCCGCCCTACTCTGGGCATGGACGAGCCTTGGCGTTACCGCAACAAGGCCCAGGTGCCAATCGGCGTTACCGATGGCGGGCTCGTCGGCGGCTTCTACGCCCGCGGCAGCCACCGGATCGTCGACATGGAGACCTGCCTAATTCAGCATGAGCATAACGATGCCGTCGTTGCCGCCGTGAAGCGCATCGGCAGAGAACTCGGCATCTCCGCCTACAACGAAGAAACCGGACGCGGCCTGCTGCGCCACGTCGTCGTGAAGAAAGCCTTCCGCACCGGCCAGATGATGCTTGTCCTCGTCACTAACGGACGCGACATCCCGCATCTGGACGCCTGGCTCGGCAGCATCCGCGAAGAGCTGCCCGACGTGGCCAGCATCTGCCAGAACATCAACACGCAGAAGACCAATGTGATCTTCGGCAATGAAACCAGCGTCCTATGGGGCAGCGATGTGATTTACGATTATATCGGCGATGTGCAGTTCGCCATCTCGGCCCGCTCGTTCTATCAGGTGAATCCGGATCAGACCGAAGTATTGTATGGGAAAACTGTAGAGTACGCCGGACTGACCGGCCATGAAACGGTCATCGATGCCTATTGCGGTATCGGGACGATCTCCCTGTTCCTGGCACAGCATGCGGCTAAGGTATACGGCGTGGAGATTGTGCCGGAGGCGATTGAAGATGCCCGCGCGAATGCACGCCTTAATAATATGAACAATGTTGTTTTCGAGGTGGGAGCCTCCGAGGACGTCATCCCGAACTGGAAAGAGCAGGGCGTGACGCCGGACGTAATCGTCGTCGATCCGCCGCGTAAAGGCTGTGACCCGCGCCTGCTGGATACCATCCTGGCGATGAAGCCGGAGCGTGTGGTGTATGTGTCGTGTAATCCGTCCACACTGGCAAGAGATTTGCGGGTGCTGGAGGATGGCGGGTACAAGACCGTGGAGGTTACTCCGGTGGACATGTTCCCGCATACGGTGCATGTGGAGGCTGTTTGTTCCTTGGTTTATAAGGGTTTGTAAGAAGTGTGAGGTTAGGATTGGGGACGGAATGGGGACATGGGCCTTATTAACGTCCCTTTTTGCTGTGAAAATTTAGGCGGATCGTCAGGTACAGATGTCTATTTTTACTTTAAGCGCAATGGGCTGATCTCAAACTCCTCGAATTTGTCATAACCTCCAACTTTTTAGAAGGGTCATTCATGTTAGCAATTTCCGTAATCCACCTTTATATTTCCAAAACAGACAGATAGCGAGCATTCTCCCCAGAGGCTTTGCATTCCTCGCGGGGGTAATATTCAATGATCCACCTTTATCGATAAGTAGTGCTTATTTATGAGGTTATTCGTCAATATTTTTACGACAATTTACACCTATTCCAATTTGAACCACCAGGTAGTAATATGTTAAAGCACACATACGATATAGGGGGTTAGATGAGTGACTTCAATGCAGCAAACTATGGATACGGAGAGACTTGAGGGTTTCTCGCAAGCAATACAGGCCATTAGCGACGAGGTGAATATGGTTTGCAAGGGGTTATTCTCGGTGCGTAAAGAGGCAGGGACGGATTATGAATGGGAAGTAACAGCCTACGGAAAAAAGGTGTTTATAAGCTCGGATGAGATTTCCAGGATATTGAATATAGGTAGTAATACAAATTTAAAAGAGAAATTTAAGGAACTGGTAGCCTGGAAATTAAGGGCGGTCAACAGAGCCATTCTATAAAAAGTTTTTTCTCTTATGAATATTTGGGTAAGTACTATAAGAACTACCCTATTCATGAGAGGAGTAATGAACATGGACACAGAAACCAAAAAATCAATAGCCG
Coding sequences:
- a CDS encoding CbiX/SirB N-terminal domain-containing protein, whose amino-acid sequence is MKPGVLIISHGSRDKVWVSIVDEAVEHLALEEELPVAVSFLELVEGRLIQDGINELEHAGVTDIIVIPLFVSSGSTHVDEIEYALGAKPAPERETDLEPFQVKANIHYGYPVDDDPDIAVMIWDKLRELSENPQQETILLVGHGSIHDGFRQRWIQGISSLAERVRSVSGVAAADYGLLNPDSVRSRVQYWQEQGHTVLVAPLFLSEGYFTKVVIPARLQGLEYAYSGRTLLPHPLLPHWIGEQVKAKLAALRSGE
- the rlmD gene encoding 23S rRNA (uracil(1939)-C(5))-methyltransferase RlmD, whose translation is MSKHRSGRSASRREATAPVAGLPVNKNDEVMLDIIGMTHEGEGVGRVEGFTLFVPNALPGEKVRAKVLKTKKQYGYAKLQELVQASPNRIAPPCAIYDQCGGCQLQHMDYTAQLAWKRQLVVDNLQRIGKLGVMEAGAGRAAAGELGEDAAAGSAAPEEGIIVRPTLGMDEPWRYRNKAQVPIGVTDGGLVGGFYARGSHRIVDMETCLIQHEHNDAVVAAVKRIGRELGISAYNEETGRGLLRHVVVKKAFRTGQMMLVLVTNGRDIPHLDAWLGSIREELPDVASICQNINTQKTNVIFGNETSVLWGSDVIYDYIGDVQFAISARSFYQVNPDQTEVLYGKTVEYAGLTGHETVIDAYCGIGTISLFLAQHAAKVYGVEIVPEAIEDARANARLNNMNNVVFEVGASEDVIPNWKEQGVTPDVIVVDPPRKGCDPRLLDTILAMKPERVVYVSCNPSTLARDLRVLEDGGYKTVEVTPVDMFPHTVHVEAVCSLVYKGL
- a CDS encoding YerC/YecD family TrpR-related protein, giving the protein MQLKKLNDKSIDQLFEAILTLKNMEECYVFFDDLCTVNEIQSLSQRLEVARMLGKGSTYNQIEAETGASTATISRVKRCLNYGNDGYKMTLERLGR
- a CDS encoding diacylglycerol kinase, coding for MKTARLIYNPTSGREEMRKRLADILDRLDIGGIEASCHATTGEGDATAAAADAVERGYDLIIAAGGDGTLNEVINGMAEKPNLPPLGVLPLGTTNDFARAMGIPKNWEDSCDLIIKQESRLIDLGKANDRYFINIAGGGRLTELTYEVPSRLKTMMGQLAYYLKGIEKMASLSPQELYIRANGQELIHDEFMLFLIANTNSVGGFEKLAPDARIDDGLFDVIGVKKCNLAEFIRLVTLAIRGEHLQDKKVVYFRTDAMEVTSPGYVQLNLDGELGGTLPGQFQILPSHLRIFAQNH
- a CDS encoding response regulator, producing the protein MPLSFCIVDDDGVARRMLQHIIEDSGLGTVAGTAECGREGMRLILEETPDIVLMDLLMPDQDGIETILSLQAQGCRAKFVMISQIENSDMVGRAYRSGIEFFIRKPINKIEVEAVLHKVNERYAINRYLDEIKSSLSKLEGLQFGLAPVQAHKRSVKELIQPILMNMGMISESGSRDIITMMELAMAREDSASLPPLKELYERAAATYKTDPGDIAKEVKAIEQRLRRALAAGLCNLASIGLTDYGNPKFEYYAPLYFDFEEVRLKMKEIGQGRESGKVKVNIKKFLQVLHLELLEGMGR
- the corA gene encoding magnesium/cobalt transporter CorA, which produces MIRTLAVTHEGEVLTGLPLQNIAIDEYAWIWADFAEPSAEETLLLDTYFHFHPLAIEDCMHTLQRPKLDYYEDVQFFVLHALNEVTLEAEEVDLFLSPQFLVSYHHQQKTEMDEAWTIVQSEIDSHKDWSGGPMAAAYTVMDKLVDKYFPCLYNLEDELADLESRGENESVEELMSQVFNVRGRLLKLRRTIVPMRDLMYRIVNSQHVQSNGEERIYFGDIHDHLLKLTDMIEADREMTADLRDSYISLNSNRMNSIMKTLTVITTVFMPLTLIAGIYGMNFRVMPELDWTYGYPMVLLVMLLLGGGMFLWFRRSGWFK
- a CDS encoding tyrosine protein kinase translates to MPNHYYNHSRRNTRSLGGVYPSSPYPGINPYYQAPVAPAVEVLPPLGAEAAETALALPAAEAADAAKAGGLLGSLGNLGSLANMEKIQGFIDRMGGIDGIMNSVGKVQKVVQGFSEMAPMVKLVMGTFGKKKGGGKAAAEEDAALYKPRRRKKRPSGGTGGKRRKSPPKGRRKSGSSPAKRRRT